In Flavobacterium sp., a single window of DNA contains:
- a CDS encoding glycoside hydrolase family 127 protein: MKKKIILSSLFLSTVIFGQNKGLVANSESPYSKLQSVGLQDVKWTNGFWKEQFDVETKNTLPYMWDLYHNDEISHAYKNFEIAAGLSKGAFKGPSFHDGDFYKIFEGMAATYAVTKDKKLDAEMDKAIALFAKVQRKDGYIHTPVLIDERWGTLGAEEVKKQLGFEKYNMGHLMTAACIHYRATGKTNFLNIAKGVADFLYDFYKKASPELARNAICPSHYMGIVEMYRTVKDPKYLELANNLIDIRGTTNDGTDDNQDRVPFRQQTTAMGHAVRANYLYAGIADLYAETGEKKLLDNLESIWDDVTYRKMYITGGCGSLYDGVSPDGTSYDPTVVQKIHQAYGRPFQLPNATAHTETCANIGNVLWNWRMLQITGEAKYADIVELALYNSVLSGMDLEGEKFLYNNPLNVSNDLPFHQRWGNMREGYIALSNCCAPNMTRTIAEVGNYAYSLSKEGLFVNLYGSNSLNTKTINGEALEIEQQTNYPWDGKITLKIVKAPKDLQAFFLRIPGWSQNAEVAVNNAKITDKIVSGTYLKLNQKWKKGDVIELNIPMPVELMEANPLVEEVKNQVAVKRGPLVYCLESDQLPAKISVNDVALKLNSKFKTNNFTLNNRNLVSIDAEALINSNNSWDKTLYKPLSAKNENTVQVKLIPYFAWGNKGKGEMTVWMSH; this comes from the coding sequence ATGAAAAAGAAGATCATCCTATCATCATTATTTCTTTCAACTGTAATCTTTGGGCAAAATAAAGGTTTGGTTGCCAATTCAGAAAGTCCGTATTCCAAACTACAGAGTGTAGGCTTGCAAGATGTAAAATGGACAAACGGATTCTGGAAAGAACAATTTGATGTAGAAACCAAAAATACCTTGCCGTATATGTGGGATTTGTATCATAATGACGAGATTTCGCATGCCTACAAAAACTTCGAAATTGCGGCTGGATTAAGCAAGGGAGCTTTTAAAGGACCTTCGTTTCATGATGGTGATTTCTACAAGATTTTTGAAGGAATGGCAGCAACGTATGCCGTTACAAAAGATAAAAAACTCGATGCCGAAATGGATAAAGCGATTGCGCTTTTCGCGAAAGTACAGCGTAAAGACGGCTATATCCATACTCCAGTTTTAATTGACGAACGCTGGGGAACTTTAGGGGCAGAAGAAGTTAAGAAACAACTAGGTTTTGAGAAATATAATATGGGACATTTGATGACTGCAGCCTGTATTCATTATCGTGCCACAGGAAAAACAAATTTCCTGAATATTGCCAAAGGCGTTGCTGATTTCTTGTATGATTTCTATAAAAAAGCTTCGCCTGAATTGGCTAGAAATGCGATTTGTCCGTCGCATTATATGGGAATTGTTGAGATGTACAGAACCGTAAAAGATCCAAAATATCTGGAATTGGCGAATAATCTAATTGATATTCGCGGAACGACAAATGACGGAACTGATGATAATCAGGATAGAGTCCCGTTTAGACAGCAGACAACTGCAATGGGACACGCTGTACGCGCAAATTATCTGTACGCAGGAATTGCCGATTTGTATGCCGAAACTGGAGAAAAGAAATTGTTAGATAATTTAGAATCGATTTGGGATGATGTAACGTATCGTAAAATGTACATTACAGGAGGTTGTGGTTCTTTGTATGACGGCGTTTCGCCAGACGGAACTTCTTATGATCCGACTGTGGTACAGAAAATCCATCAGGCGTACGGAAGACCTTTTCAATTGCCAAATGCAACTGCTCACACTGAAACTTGCGCAAATATTGGAAATGTTTTGTGGAACTGGAGAATGCTTCAAATTACAGGAGAAGCTAAATACGCTGATATTGTAGAGCTTGCACTTTATAATAGTGTACTTTCGGGAATGGACTTGGAAGGAGAAAAATTTCTTTATAATAATCCACTGAATGTTTCTAATGATTTACCGTTTCATCAAAGATGGGGAAATATGCGTGAAGGCTATATTGCATTGTCAAACTGTTGTGCACCAAACATGACCAGAACAATTGCCGAAGTTGGAAACTATGCTTACAGTCTTTCAAAAGAAGGTTTGTTTGTCAATTTGTACGGAAGCAATTCTTTGAATACCAAAACAATTAACGGAGAAGCATTAGAAATTGAGCAACAGACCAATTATCCTTGGGACGGAAAAATAACCTTGAAAATTGTAAAAGCTCCAAAAGATTTGCAGGCTTTCTTTTTAAGAATTCCGGGTTGGAGTCAAAACGCTGAAGTTGCTGTAAATAATGCAAAAATTACAGATAAAATTGTTTCTGGAACTTATTTGAAATTAAATCAAAAATGGAAAAAAGGGGATGTTATTGAATTGAATATTCCAATGCCAGTTGAATTAATGGAAGCGAATCCTTTAGTGGAAGAAGTTAAAAATCAGGTTGCTGTAAAAAGAGGTCCTTTAGTATACTGTTTAGAATCGGATCAATTGCCGGCTAAAATTAGTGTGAATGATGTGGCTTTAAAGTTGAATTCGAAATTTAAAACGAACAACTTTACATTAAACAATAGAAATTTAGTGAGTATTGATGCTGAAGCTTTAATAAATTCTAATAATTCA
- a CDS encoding T9SS C-terminal target domain-containing protein → MIKKLISGAVLSLFLTTNGQAQSVQNTDKQIVKVDFDFFQRRLEEVHDPSYEAWVINENKEDQKTFNAVSFKLKGNFTSKWYKVGMNAPFYNKLGSDGLITAENLELKISGLKEGKHTLLTFHNAFDVITGKTFSPIKIYVDGKLQETVNASQRANAKIDASMAYITFSAEKGKDVIVRFEIDPTSNPDIVKQIVINGFELDTPNLMNQARTPEPKNRDEHVEVTKSLILKWDAPKNVVAHKVYFGTDKNAVETATESSKEFKGKQSDKSFTVSDLYSGSTYYWRVDEIDSNGTVTLGNVWSFKPAQLAFPGAEGYGRYAVGGRGGKVIEVTNLNDDGPGSLRDAINQEIGPRTIVFNVSGNIKLASRLVANQPYITIAGQTAPGEGITISRAPIGLTGNDGVIRFLTVRIGGGTTFDGMGLTGADYSIIDHCSISWTIDESFSSRGAHHITLQRTLISEALNVAGHDKYPAGKMHGFAATIGGDIGSFHHNLLAHNQGRNWSIGGGLNGDGYYTGRLDITNNVVYNWGGRTTDGGANEVNFVNNYYKPGVSTTIFVALNAQHEGVGKGMQRYYFDGNIMPGYFDEKSQDKGRKSTISNNEKVEYETFVDKPFFPSYVETQSAKAAYKNVLSDVGANQPFFGKHDNRIIDETLKGTFTYKGSKSGLGGMIDNEQDAGGWPNFVSETRPADWDTDHDGLPNWWEKAFGLNENSPSGDFSDANSDTDKDGFTQLDNYLDWLAQPHFFINLKDKKVLNVADYFKGFENKPVYTFSEVKNGKASLKGKEIQFTASDKGFASFVVTVKDADGDSMSRTINFFAK, encoded by the coding sequence ATGATTAAGAAATTAATAAGCGGTGCTGTTTTGTCCCTATTTTTGACCACAAACGGACAAGCACAATCAGTTCAAAATACTGATAAACAAATTGTAAAAGTCGATTTTGACTTTTTTCAAAGAAGATTAGAAGAGGTTCACGATCCGAGTTATGAAGCTTGGGTTATCAATGAAAACAAAGAAGACCAGAAAACGTTTAACGCAGTAAGTTTTAAACTAAAAGGAAACTTCACTTCAAAATGGTATAAAGTGGGTATGAACGCTCCTTTTTACAATAAATTGGGAAGCGACGGATTAATAACAGCTGAAAATTTAGAATTAAAAATCAGTGGTTTAAAAGAAGGTAAACATACGCTTTTGACATTTCATAATGCCTTTGATGTGATTACGGGAAAGACTTTTTCACCCATAAAAATTTATGTGGATGGAAAACTTCAGGAAACCGTAAATGCAAGTCAGAGAGCTAATGCTAAGATTGATGCTTCGATGGCATATATTACTTTTAGTGCCGAAAAAGGAAAAGATGTAATCGTTCGTTTTGAAATCGATCCGACTTCAAATCCAGATATTGTAAAACAGATTGTGATTAATGGTTTTGAATTGGATACGCCAAACTTAATGAATCAGGCTCGTACTCCGGAACCAAAAAACAGAGATGAACATGTTGAAGTAACTAAAAGTTTAATCTTAAAATGGGATGCTCCAAAAAATGTAGTGGCTCATAAAGTGTATTTTGGAACTGATAAAAATGCGGTTGAAACAGCAACCGAATCTTCAAAAGAATTTAAAGGAAAACAAAGCGATAAAAGTTTTACTGTTTCTGACTTATACAGCGGTTCAACGTATTATTGGAGAGTTGACGAAATTGATTCTAACGGAACTGTAACTTTAGGAAATGTATGGTCATTTAAACCTGCACAATTGGCCTTTCCTGGAGCTGAAGGTTACGGAAGATATGCAGTTGGTGGACGTGGAGGAAAAGTAATAGAAGTAACAAACTTGAATGATGACGGACCAGGAAGTCTACGTGATGCCATAAATCAGGAAATTGGACCAAGAACAATTGTTTTTAATGTTTCGGGAAATATCAAATTGGCTTCGAGATTAGTCGCAAATCAGCCATATATTACTATCGCTGGACAAACGGCTCCGGGAGAAGGAATCACAATCAGCAGAGCGCCAATTGGGTTAACTGGAAATGATGGAGTAATTCGCTTTTTGACGGTTCGCATAGGTGGTGGAACTACGTTTGACGGAATGGGATTAACAGGTGCAGATTACAGTATTATTGATCACTGTTCGATAAGCTGGACAATTGACGAATCGTTTAGTTCACGTGGTGCGCATCATATTACGCTACAGCGAACTTTAATTTCAGAAGCTTTAAACGTGGCTGGACATGATAAATATCCTGCTGGAAAAATGCACGGTTTCGCAGCAACAATTGGCGGAGATATTGGAAGTTTCCATCATAATTTATTAGCACATAATCAAGGTCGTAACTGGAGTATTGGCGGAGGTTTAAATGGAGATGGCTATTATACAGGAAGACTGGATATTACAAACAATGTAGTTTACAATTGGGGAGGAAGAACAACTGACGGTGGAGCAAACGAAGTAAATTTTGTAAATAATTACTATAAACCAGGTGTTTCAACAACCATATTTGTGGCTCTAAATGCACAACATGAAGGAGTTGGAAAAGGAATGCAGCGTTACTATTTTGACGGAAACATAATGCCGGGTTATTTTGATGAGAAATCTCAGGATAAAGGAAGAAAATCTACTATAAGTAATAATGAAAAAGTTGAATATGAAACTTTTGTTGATAAACCATTTTTTCCTTCTTACGTAGAAACGCAATCAGCAAAAGCGGCTTACAAAAATGTACTTTCGGATGTTGGTGCTAATCAGCCGTTTTTTGGCAAACATGATAACCGAATTATCGATGAAACTTTAAAAGGAACTTTTACTTATAAAGGAAGCAAAAGCGGTTTAGGCGGAATGATCGATAACGAACAAGATGCTGGAGGATGGCCAAATTTTGTTTCAGAAACTCGTCCAGCTGATTGGGACACCGATCATGATGGTTTGCCAAACTGGTGGGAAAAAGCTTTTGGTTTGAATGAAAACTCCCCTTCAGGAGATTTCTCAGATGCCAATTCAGATACCGATAAAGACGGATTTACGCAGTTGGATAATTATTTAGACTGGTTGGCTCAGCCTCATTTTTTTATCAATTTAAAAGATAAAAAAGTTTTAAACGTGGCAGATTATTTCAAAGGTTTTGAAAATAAACCTGTTTATACTTTCTCTGAAGTAAAAAATGGAAAAGCAAGTTTAAAAGGAAAAGAAATTCAATTCACGGCTTCAGATAAAGGTTTCGCTTCTTTCGTAGTAACTGTAAAAGATGCGGATGGAGATTCAATGAGCAGAACTATAAATTTCTTTGCAAAATAA
- a CDS encoding DUF5703 domain-containing protein, producing MKYIKYILLFTTLYLKAQIPTLDNYNQVWTTQSQNSSESMPLGGGDIGMNVWVEKGDLYFYFSRSGTFDEHNTLLKLGRIKVTLMPNPFEGKDGFHQELKLKDGYILVGQNDTKIKLWVDVFKPIIHVDLESKNALQMTASYESWRYQNRYPKGKENNANSYKWAPQGELIMFKDSISFENNGIKFYHRNRENTVFDVAVKQQKMESVKDQMLNPIANLTFGGFISGNNLKPNGTYLGKYQSTDFKGFNLSSIKPSKKHSLEIYLNTNQSDFLTWNNGLKSLISQNKNTAKQAEKNTQKWWNNFWSRSFIFTQKNQSIEKDSVYQIGQNYQLFRYMLGCNAYGKYPTKFNGGLFTVDPVYTNKDLDFTPDFRNWGGGTMTAQNQRLVYFPMVKSGDFDMMKSQLDYYLNIQKNAELRSKVYWNHNGASFTEQLENFGLPNPAEYEWKRPADYDPGMEYNAWLEYEWDTVLEFCQMMLQQKEYAGEDIQKYNQFIISCLRFFDEHYQYLAKQRGRKALDGNGKLVLYPGSGAETYKMANNANSTISALQVITESLLKLSGNQLSVEDAAYLIDFSGRIPPLNFGQIENHKVLVPAKSWERVNNSEVPQLYPVYPWGIYGIGKPDLETALNTWKYDSDAIKFRSHIGWKQDNIFSARLGLTEDAAKYNTMKMANSERRFPAFWGPGFDWVPDHNWGGSGMIGMQEMLLQEADGKIYLFPAWPKDWNVHFKLHAKQNTTIEAELLNGELKVLKVIPEERKKDIINLLGKSEAEKTKLN from the coding sequence TTGAAATACATAAAATACATACTTCTCTTCACAACGCTTTATCTCAAAGCGCAAATTCCTACGCTTGATAATTACAATCAGGTTTGGACAACACAAAGTCAGAATTCATCAGAATCAATGCCTTTAGGTGGCGGGGATATTGGTATGAATGTCTGGGTGGAGAAAGGCGATTTGTATTTTTATTTTTCACGAAGTGGGACTTTCGATGAGCATAATACCTTATTGAAATTAGGTCGTATAAAAGTGACTTTAATGCCGAATCCGTTTGAAGGGAAAGACGGTTTTCATCAGGAATTGAAACTCAAAGATGGTTATATCTTGGTTGGACAAAATGATACTAAAATCAAACTTTGGGTAGATGTTTTTAAACCGATTATTCATGTCGATTTAGAAAGTAAAAATGCGTTGCAAATGACGGCTTCTTATGAAAGCTGGCGTTATCAGAACCGTTATCCGAAAGGAAAAGAAAACAACGCTAATTCCTATAAATGGGCGCCTCAAGGAGAACTTATTATGTTTAAAGATTCTATTTCGTTTGAAAATAACGGAATCAAATTTTACCACAGAAACAGAGAAAATACAGTTTTTGATGTAGCGGTAAAACAACAAAAAATGGAATCGGTTAAAGACCAAATGCTGAACCCGATTGCAAATCTGACTTTCGGCGGATTTATCTCAGGAAATAATCTAAAACCAAACGGAACGTATTTAGGAAAATACCAATCAACCGATTTTAAAGGTTTTAATTTATCAAGTATAAAACCATCGAAAAAACATTCATTAGAAATATATTTAAATACGAACCAATCTGATTTTTTGACTTGGAATAACGGATTGAAAAGTTTGATTTCTCAAAATAAAAACACAGCCAAACAAGCAGAAAAAAACACGCAAAAATGGTGGAATAATTTCTGGAGCCGCAGTTTTATTTTCACTCAAAAAAATCAATCGATTGAGAAAGATTCAGTTTATCAAATCGGACAGAATTATCAGTTGTTTCGATATATGTTGGGATGCAATGCGTACGGAAAATATCCAACAAAATTCAACGGCGGACTTTTTACGGTTGATCCAGTTTATACCAATAAAGATTTAGATTTTACACCCGATTTTAGAAACTGGGGCGGAGGAACAATGACGGCTCAAAATCAGCGATTGGTTTATTTTCCGATGGTAAAAAGCGGTGATTTTGATATGATGAAATCGCAACTAGATTATTATTTGAACATTCAAAAAAATGCTGAATTAAGAAGCAAAGTTTACTGGAATCACAACGGCGCATCATTCACAGAACAATTAGAAAATTTCGGTTTGCCAAATCCTGCGGAATATGAATGGAAACGTCCCGCAGATTATGATCCGGGAATGGAATATAATGCATGGTTAGAATATGAGTGGGATACGGTTTTAGAATTCTGCCAAATGATGCTACAGCAGAAAGAATATGCAGGAGAAGATATTCAGAAATACAATCAATTCATCATCAGCTGTCTTCGTTTTTTTGATGAGCATTATCAATATTTAGCGAAACAAAGAGGCAGAAAAGCTTTGGACGGAAACGGAAAATTAGTTTTATATCCGGGTTCTGGAGCAGAAACGTATAAAATGGCGAATAATGCCAATAGTACGATTTCGGCTTTACAAGTGATTACAGAAAGTCTTTTAAAGCTTTCTGGGAACCAATTATCAGTTGAAGATGCGGCATATTTAATTGACTTTTCAGGAAGAATTCCGCCTTTGAATTTTGGACAGATTGAAAATCATAAAGTTTTGGTCCCTGCTAAATCCTGGGAAAGAGTCAATAATTCGGAAGTTCCGCAATTGTATCCAGTATATCCGTGGGGCATTTATGGCATTGGAAAACCAGATTTAGAAACGGCTTTAAATACATGGAAATACGACTCTGATGCTATAAAATTTAGAAGTCATATTGGCTGGAAACAAGATAATATTTTCTCGGCTCGTTTGGGTTTAACCGAAGACGCAGCAAAATACAATACAATGAAAATGGCCAATTCAGAAAGACGTTTTCCTGCTTTTTGGGGACCAGGTTTTGACTGGGTTCCAGATCATAATTGGGGCGGTTCGGGAATGATTGGCATGCAGGAAATGCTTTTGCAGGAAGCTGACGGTAAGATTTATCTTTTTCCCGCTTGGCCAAAAGATTGGAACGTTCATTTTAAATTACACGCCAAACAAAATACAACAATTGAAGCCGAGCTTCTAAACGGAGAATTGAAGGTTTTAAAAGTAATTCCTGAAGAAAGAAAAAAAGACATTATAAATCTGCTAGGAAAATCTGAAGCAGAGAAAACGAAATTAAACTAA
- a CDS encoding sialate O-acetylesterase: MKKSIIALLTVLASFQINAKIKLPALFTDNMMLQQKSNAPIWGWAEKNANIVIKTSWDSKTYKVKADTSGKWKTELKTVSFGGPYTIEVSEGNEKVTIKNVLLGEVWLCSGQSNMEMPLKGFQGQPVKNGNEIIVRSTNKNIRLITIPRATVLEPLQDFEGKWEEASPKSTSNFSATAWYFGSLLQEVLDVPVGLIHVSYGGSSMEAWMNKEMLKDFSSAKIPTTKEELGKDPNRVPTTLFNGMLSPVIGYGIKGCIWYQGESNYERASEYTALMKKMVSSWRTLWNQGDFPFYFAQIAPFNYASFHPKDYQEKYNSAYLREAQFKASKEIPNSAMTVLMDVGEENNIHPMDKEKGGNRLAFQALARTYGIEGFEFESPKYKSMEIKDGAVTVSFDDVTNGITSYDKEVLGFEIAGEDKVFYPAKTVVRRKSVVLTSEKVKNPVAVRYLWKDFAKAELFSAGGLPVSSFRTDEW; this comes from the coding sequence ATGAAAAAATCAATTATTGCATTATTAACAGTTTTAGCGAGCTTTCAAATCAATGCCAAAATCAAACTGCCAGCATTGTTTACTGATAATATGATGTTACAGCAAAAATCCAACGCACCAATTTGGGGTTGGGCAGAAAAGAACGCTAACATTGTAATCAAAACGTCATGGGATTCTAAAACTTATAAAGTAAAAGCAGACACTTCAGGTAAATGGAAAACAGAATTAAAAACGGTTTCTTTTGGCGGACCTTACACGATTGAAGTTTCAGAAGGAAATGAAAAAGTAACCATCAAAAATGTTTTGTTGGGAGAAGTGTGGCTTTGTTCGGGACAATCGAATATGGAAATGCCTTTAAAAGGTTTTCAGGGACAGCCAGTTAAAAATGGAAACGAAATTATTGTAAGATCAACGAATAAAAACATTCGTTTAATTACGATTCCTAGAGCAACGGTTTTAGAACCTTTACAAGATTTCGAAGGAAAATGGGAAGAAGCTTCTCCAAAATCAACATCCAATTTTAGTGCAACAGCTTGGTATTTTGGATCGCTTTTGCAGGAAGTTTTAGATGTTCCAGTTGGCTTAATTCACGTTTCGTACGGAGGTTCGAGCATGGAAGCGTGGATGAATAAAGAAATGCTGAAAGATTTTTCAAGTGCTAAAATTCCGACCACAAAAGAAGAATTAGGAAAAGATCCAAATCGTGTTCCTACGACTTTGTTTAATGGAATGCTTTCGCCTGTAATTGGTTACGGAATCAAAGGCTGTATTTGGTATCAGGGAGAATCGAATTATGAAAGAGCTTCTGAATATACTGCATTGATGAAAAAAATGGTTTCAAGTTGGAGAACGTTGTGGAATCAGGGAGATTTTCCTTTTTATTTCGCTCAGATTGCGCCGTTTAATTACGCTTCATTTCATCCAAAAGATTATCAGGAAAAATACAATTCGGCTTATTTGAGAGAGGCACAGTTTAAGGCTTCAAAGGAAATTCCGAATTCAGCAATGACAGTTTTAATGGATGTTGGAGAAGAAAATAACATTCATCCAATGGATAAAGAAAAAGGCGGGAATCGTCTGGCTTTTCAGGCTTTGGCAAGAACTTATGGAATTGAAGGTTTCGAATTCGAAAGTCCGAAATACAAATCGATGGAAATAAAAGATGGCGCTGTAACCGTTTCTTTTGATGATGTTACAAACGGAATTACCTCTTATGATAAAGAAGTTTTAGGTTTTGAAATCGCAGGAGAAGACAAAGTTTTTTATCCAGCGAAGACAGTAGTAAGAAGAAAATCAGTAGTTCTGACTTCTGAGAAAGTAAAGAATCCAGTTGCAGTTCGTTATTTATGGAAAGATTTCGCTAAAGCGGAATTGTTTAGTGCAGGAGGTTTGCCAGTTTCATCGTTTAGAACTGACGAATGGTAA